In one Gemmatimonadaceae bacterium genomic region, the following are encoded:
- a CDS encoding Ig-like domain-containing protein translates to MRPLTAANVTPRLLVGAMLALTLAACSGDTPATAPVLPDPETPGAPSIPVASVTTSLSSDTVWVGTTTQAQVVLRSSTGLVLTGRAVSWSSSASAVATVDSTGRVTALSEGSAQITGTSEGVSGSATITVRIPVASVTINAPLRQKVGEPYALEAIIRTADRTEVQRGVTWRVRDTALATITSNGVLTPKVEGAYMVEADVDGRTWGRGFTSYDWGSTSAQDAILWSEDALRFDDTDRLQLLSLTCGAGGSFGVTLGLYGTTAAASTVQYAIDDDTPVSSAWTIDADTQRWLALGGTNAEKLAFADRLATARKLTLRFTIAGGQTETLTWRVTGLAPRLATFAAGCR, encoded by the coding sequence ATGCGCCCCCTCACTGCCGCCAATGTCACGCCCCGCCTGCTGGTGGGGGCGATGCTTGCCCTGACGCTCGCCGCCTGTAGTGGCGACACGCCCGCGACGGCGCCGGTGTTGCCGGATCCGGAGACGCCGGGGGCGCCGTCCATTCCGGTGGCGTCGGTGACGACGTCGCTTTCGTCCGACACGGTGTGGGTGGGCACCACGACGCAGGCGCAGGTGGTGCTCCGGAGCAGCACGGGGCTCGTGCTGACGGGGCGCGCGGTATCGTGGAGCTCGAGCGCGAGTGCGGTGGCCACGGTGGACAGCACGGGGCGCGTGACGGCGCTCAGTGAAGGGTCGGCGCAGATCACAGGCACGAGCGAAGGCGTCTCGGGGAGTGCGACGATCACGGTGCGCATTCCGGTGGCGAGCGTGACGATCAATGCGCCGCTCCGCCAGAAGGTGGGGGAGCCGTATGCGCTCGAAGCGATCATCCGCACCGCCGATCGCACCGAAGTGCAGCGCGGGGTGACGTGGCGCGTGCGCGATACGGCGCTCGCGACCATCACCTCGAACGGCGTGCTCACGCCGAAGGTCGAAGGCGCCTACATGGTGGAAGCCGATGTGGACGGCCGCACCTGGGGGCGCGGGTTCACGTCGTACGACTGGGGCTCGACGTCGGCGCAGGATGCGATTCTGTGGTCGGAAGACGCGCTGCGCTTCGATGACACGGACCGGCTGCAGCTGCTAAGCCTCACCTGCGGGGCAGGCGGCAGCTTTGGCGTGACGCTGGGGCTCTATGGCACCACGGCTGCCGCCAGCACGGTGCAGTACGCCATCGACGACGACACGCCGGTCTCGAGCGCGTGGACCATCGACGCTGACACGCAGCGCTGGCTCGCGCTCGGCGGGACGAATGCGGAGAAGCTGGCCTTTGCCGATCGCCTCGCGACGGCGCGGAAGCTCACGCTCCGCTTTACGATCGCCGGTGGGCAGACGGAGACGCTCACGTGGCGCGTCACCGGTCTTGCGCCGCGA